In one Fusarium falciforme chromosome 5, complete sequence genomic region, the following are encoded:
- a CDS encoding DLH domain-containing protein encodes MADADNATRAPESDAQETRAAPSAPVVGEHCVTDRPTPSGQASTGEIIKLNDVDVYISKPTDYPHAPSRLLLLLTGGTGIKSTNNQIQADKFASEGYLVLMPDLFAGDTAPGATAVTDDSTSILEQLKLKAVEVTKSFLIDMWLARVTEDRVMPILHKVIDAAREQYADSIQRGDGIYAAGYCVGARFVLLLAKKTKVVEGDAESGGLKSGPFIKAGALAHAASVTPDDFKDISAPLSLVCVENDPLFTDEVRIAGEDTMSDANLEHEVQVYPGVPHGFAVVGEYQDAAIKDAQATAYEQMLKWIQSH; translated from the exons ATGGCTGACGCAGATAATGCTACTAGAGCTCCCGAGAGCGACGCCCAGGAGACCCGCGCTGCCCCTTCGGCGCCTGTTGTCGGCGAGCACTGCGTAACCGACAGACCTACTC CTTCTGGGCAGGCCTCTACTGGCgagatcatcaagctcaaTGACGTTGAT GTCTACATCTCCAAGCCCACCGACTACCCTCATGCCCCTTCccggctcctcctcctccttacCGGAGGCACAGGCATCAAGTCCACCAACAACCAGATCCAGGCCGACAAGTTCGCCTCTGAGGGCTACCTCGTCCTCATGCCCGACCTCTTCGCCGGCGACACAGCCCCAGGCGCAACCGCCGTCACCGACGACTCCACATCTATCCTCGAGCAGTTAAAGCTGAAGGCTGTCGAGGTTACAAAATCGTTCCTCATTGACATGTGGCTCGCCCGCGTCACTGAGGACCGCGTCATGCCTATCCTGCACAAGGTGATCGATGCTGCCCGAGAGCAGTACGCAGACTCCATCCAGCGTGGCGATGGCATCTATGCAGCCGGGTATTGCGTCGGTGCGCGGTTCGTTTTACTTCTTGCCAAGAAGACAAAGGTTGTTGAAGGGGATGCCGAGAGCGGAGGACTCAAGTCCGGGCCATTCATCAAGGCCGGTGCTTTGGCACATGCCGCCTCAGTAACCCCCGATGACTTCAAAGACATCAGTGCTCCTCTGAGCCTGGTTTGCGTCGAAAATGATCCTCTCTTCACCGATGAGGTGCGGATAGCAGGAGAGGATACCATGTCCGATGCAAACCTAGAGCACGAGGTCCAGGTATATCCTGGAGTGCCGCACG GGTTTGCCGTTGTCGGCGAGTATCAGGATGCTGCCATCAAGGACGCCCAGGCTACAGCGTATGAGCAGATGCTCAAGTGGATTCAGTCACATTGA
- a CDS encoding Replication protein A subunit, which translates to MAAASALSRGALDVIFNDPDKAAKLFPVPVLQCLQVKQMAPSAQGGERYRLVMSDGQHYVQTMLATQANHVVRDNKLVRGCFARIKQYTPNNLKGKNILVILDLEVVESLGIQDKIGEPVAVDAKPPGQEGAIAGGDFYGVKKEEQKPQPQQFQQQQQQQSMPSRPAMHGGSNIYPIEGLSPFAHKWTIKARVTSKSDIKTWHKATGEGKLFSVNLLDESGEIKATGFNEQCDAFYDRLQEGSVYYISTPCRVSLAKKQFSNLPNDYELAFERDTVIEKAEDQTNVPQVRFNFCTIQELQSVEKDNTVDVIGVLKEVGEIGEIVSKKDGRPFQKRELTLVDDTGYSVRVTVWGKTANSFDAPAESVVAFKGTKVSDFGGKSLSLLSSGTMSVDPDIPDAHRLKGWYDSAGRTDTFATHQGMASMGNATGRKDEIKTISQVKDENLGMDDQAYYTIKATIVFMKQDTFCYPACASQGCNKKVTEMGDGTWHCEKCNVSHDRPEYRYILSLNVADHTSHQWLSCFDDSGQKILGRTANEMMELKESDDPTKFTAAFEEANCKKLTFRCRAKMDNFGEAQRIRYQVMSAMPLDFTSEGNKLKEMIKEYENMGV; encoded by the exons ATGGCTGCAGCTTCAGCGCTCTCTCGAGGCGCTCTTGA CGTGATCTTCAACGATCCCGACAAGGCCGCCAAGCTCTTCCCCGTACCCGTCTTGCAATGCCTCCAAGTCAAGCAGATGGCCCCTTCGGCCCAAGGAGGTGAACGATACCGTCTCGTTATGAGCGATGGCCAGCATTACGTTCAGACTATGCTTGCTACACAGGCCAACCATGTCGTCCGCGACAACAAGCTCGTCCGAGGCTGCTTTGCCCGGATCAAGCAATACACTCCCAACAAcctgaagggcaagaa TATCCTTGTCATCCTCGATCTCGAAGTCGTCGAATCCCTTGGCATCCAGGACAAAATTGGCGAGCCGGTCGCGGTCGACGCAAAGCCACCCGGTCAGGAGGGTGCCATCGCCGGAGGAGACTTCTACGGTGTTAAGAAGGAGGAGCAAAAGCCACAGCCCCAACagttccagcagcagcaacagcagcagtcgATGCCTTCGCGACCAGCCATGCACGGTGGCAGCAACATCTACCCCATCGAGGGCCTGTCGCCCTTTGCGCACAAGTGGACCATCAAGGCTCGAGTCACCTCCAAGTCGGATATCAAGACATGGCACAAGGCCACAGGCGAGGGAAAGCTGTTCAGCGTTAACCTTCTGGATGAGAGTGGTGAGATCAAAGCCACTGGTTTCAACGAGCAGTGCGATGCCTTCTATGACCGTCTGCAGGAGGGCTCTGTTTACTATATCTCCACTCCTTGCCGAGTGTCactggccaagaagcagtTCTCCAACCTTCCCAACGACTACGAGCTCGCTTTTGAACGGGATACAGTCATtgagaaggccgaggaccAGACCAATGTGCCTCAAGTGAGGTTCAACTTCTGCACCATCCAGGAGCTGCAGAGCGTGGAGAAGGACAACACAGTCGATGTGATCGGTGTGCTCAAGGAGGTCGGCGAGATTGGAGAGATTGTATCCAAGAAGGACGGCCGACCTTTCCAGAAGCGAGAGCTAACCCTCGTGGATGATACTGGCTACTCAGTCCGTGTTACAGTTTGGGGCAAGACGGCCAACTCGTTCGACGCCCCCGCCGAGTCTGTTGTTGCCTTCAAGGGCACCAAGGTATCCGACTTTGGTGGAAAGAGTCTCAGTCTCCTTTCTTCTGGCACAATGAGTGTTGATCCCGACATTCCTGATGCTCATCGACTCAAGGGATGGTATGACTCCGCTGGACGAACAGACACCTTTGCAACCCACCAGGGCATGGCGAGCATGGGCAACGCCACTGGCCGAAAGgacgagatcaagaccaTCTCTCAGGTCAAGGATGAGAACCTGGGCATGGATGACCAAGCCTACTACACCATCAAGGCGACTATCGTCTTTATGAAGCAAGACACCTTTTGCTACCCAGCCTGTGCTTCCCAGGGCTGCAATAAGAAGGTGACGGAGATGGGAGATGGCACTTGGCATTGCGAGAAGTGCAATGTGTCGCACGATAGGCCGGAATACCGATACATTCTGTCTCTTAACGTGGCCGACCACACCAGCCACCAATGGCTCAGCTGCTTCGATGATTCTGGCCAGAAGATCCTGGGTCGTACAGCCAACGAGATGATGGAGCTGAAGGAGTCGGATGACCCAACCAAGTTCACGGCGGCATTTGAGGAGGCCAACTGCAAGAAGCTCACGTTCCGATGCAGAGCAAAGATGGACAACTTTGGCGAGGCTCAGAG GATACGATATCAGGTGATGAGTGCTATGCCCCTGGACTTTACTTCAGAGGgcaacaagctcaaggagatgatTAAAGAGTACGAGAACATGGGAGTatga
- a CDS encoding Glutamate-5-semialdehyde dehydrogenase: MSLTNASPEAAASAAKTASFALATLPASARNSALDAIHAALTAAKDDILAANARDLELAAKAAADGSLSQALVSRLDLGKKGKWEDMLKGILDVRDLEDPVGQVQMRTELDNDLVMERVSCPIGVLLIIFEARPEVIANIASLAIKSGNAAILKGGKESTESFVAISKVISSALETTQVPNSAIQLVTTRDVIAQLLAQDRYIDLVIPRGSNDLVRYIKESTKIPVLGHADGLCHIYLTASADKDKAITAIVDSKTSYPAACNAVETLLVQDTALTTVFPGVAAALAAKGVSLRVDEASKVAIASLSLEGVQDVTAEDYDTEHLSLTIGVKTVSSLDEAITHINTHGSHHTDAIMTSDSAEAERFMNEVDSAGVYWNAATRLADGMRYGFGTEVGISTNKIHARGPVGLEGLTIYKYKIRGDYQATADYGDGEGKKPWKHQRLPL; this comes from the exons ATGTCCCTCACAAACGCCTCCCCCGAGGCCGCAGCCAGCGCCGCAAAGACGGCCTCCTTCGCCCTCGCCACCCTCCCCGCCTCGGCCCGCAACAGCGCCCTCGACGCCATCCACGCCGCACTCACGGCCGCCAAGGACgacatcctcgccgccaACGCCCGCGACCTGGAGCTCGCCGCaaaggctgctgctgatggttCCCTCAGCCAGGCTCTCGTGTCGCGGCTGGATCtgggcaagaagggcaagtgGGAGGATATGCTCAAGGGTATTCTCGATGTGAGGGATCTTGAGGATCCAG TTGGTCAGGTTCAGATGAGGACTGAACTTGATAATGATCTTGTCATGGAGCGTGTCTCATGCCCCATCGGTGTGcttctcatcatctttgaGGCCCGACCCGAGGTCATCGCCAACATTGCCTCTCTCGCCATCAAGTCTGGTAACGCCGCTATTCTCAAGG GAGGAAAGGAATCCACCGAGTCTTTcgtcgccatctccaaggtCATCTCTTCAGCCCTGGAGACAACTCAGGTCCCCAACTCAGCCATCCAACTTGTCACCACCCGCGATGTCATCGCCCAGCTCCTTGCCCAGGACCGCTACATCGACCTCGTCATCCCCCGTGGCTCTAACGATCTGGTCCGCTACATCAAGGAGTCGACAAAGATTCCCGTCCTCGGCCACGCAGACGGTCTTTGCCACATCTACCTCACTGCCTCGgcagacaaggacaaggccatcaccgccatcgTCGACTCCAAGACCAGCTATCCCGCTGCCTGCAACGCCGTCGAGaccctcctcgtccaggaTACCGCTCTGACTACCGTCTTCCCcggtgttgctgctgctctcgcCGCCAAGGGCGTTTCTCTCCGTGTTGACGAGGCCAGCAAGGTCGCCATTGCATCCCTCTCTCTCGAGGGTGTTCAGGATGTCACGGCCGAGGACTATGACACGGAGCATCTCTCCCTCACCATCGGCGTCAAGACCGTCTCTTCCCTtgacgaggccatcaccCACATCAACACCCACGGCTCTCACCACACCGACGCCATCATGACCTCCGACTCGGCTGAGGCTGAGCGGTTCATGAACGAGGTTGACTCTGCCGGTGTTTACTGGAATGCTGCTACCCGTCTCGCCGACGGTATGCGCTACGGCTTCGGTACCGAGGTTGGTATCAGCACCAACAAGATCCATGCCCGTGGACCTGTTGGTCTCGAGGGCTTGACCATCTACAAGTACAAGATCCGCGGTGACTACCAGGCCACCGCTGACTACGGAGACggcgagggcaagaagcCCTGGAAGCACCAGAGACTGCCCCTGTAG
- a CDS encoding MFS domain-containing protein: MRPDRDDEKVDQGIDEKAEQRSSLEQGEVDEKHGGRRPASTVSTSRSSHTQSRADSVHQEQDAIEPVTLGEPLGHIDTRRSAKRSCSRASSARSRPLSIVPRSKRRGLFGSITLVPEIAYPPDYKNSTKWGLTFIIALATAAAPLGSTVVYPALPVLAREFNASETVTNLSVALYMISMAIFPLWWSSFSEQFGRRSIYLISFTLFVIFSVLSAVSTNITMLVVFRMCAGGASASAHSTGAGSIADLFEVFERGRAMSIFYLGPLLGPLVAPVIGGVLTQELGWQATMWFLAIYGLIVLLMILFFLPETLQRRRPEETLPTEELSRMRTMDSAKVRTKRLAKSVRRFLIDPLGVVRYLRFPAVFITVLLAAIAFGSLYVVNIAIQQKFTRDPYNYGQLLLGLLYIPSGAGYVVGSLCGGRWIDRIMAREARKANRYDENGKLIYLPEDRMRENAWIMVTAYPLALLMFGWTLRYGLPTPVPCVALFFFGISSMLVFSSATTMLTEFIRKSTSSGAALNNLVRNTLSCIGAIVAAPWINAINVGWVFTTICFFCLLVSYTSVWLLRTNATKWRRTMDEALNQ; the protein is encoded by the exons ATGAGACCCGACCGTGACGACGAAAAAGTCGATCAAGGAATCGACGAAAAGGCAGAGCAAAGGTCCAGCCTCGAGCAAGGTGAAGTAGATGAGAAACACGGAGGCAGGCGTCCGGCTTCCACAGTTTCAACCTCCCGCTCAAGCCATACCCAGAGCCGGGCGGACTCCGTACATCAGGAACAAGATGCCATTGAGCCCGTCACACTTGGTGAACCGTTAGGCCATATAGACACACGAAGGTCCGCCAAACGCAGTTGTTCAAGGGCCTCATCCGCCCGTTCGAGGCCGTTGTCCATCGTCCCCCGTTCCAAGAGACGAGGCCTGTTTGGGAGTATCACTCTAGTCCCCGAGATTGCCTATCCGCCAGATTATAAAAACTCGACGAAATGGGGCCTCACTTTTATCATTGCCCTAGCCACGGCTGCGGCGCCCCTTGGATCGACAGTCGTGTATC CTGCCCTTCCCGTGTTAGCTCGCGAATTCAACGCCTCCGAGACGGTTACTAACCTTTCGGTTGCGTTGTACATGATCTCAATGGCCATCTTCCCCCTATGGTGGTCTTCCTTTTCCGAGCAGTTTGGCCGTCGCTCAATCTACCTCATCTCCTTTACCCTCTTTGTCATATTCTCAGTCCTCTCAGCCGTATCGACAAACATCACCATGTTGGTCGTCTTCCGTATGTGCGCCGGAGGTGCCTCAGCAAGTGCTCATTCTACCGGCGCTGGCTCCATCGCCGACTTGTTCGAGGTTTTTGAGCGCGGCCGAGCAATGAGTATCTTCTACCTCGGACCACTCCTAGGTCCCTTGGTCGCACCCGTCATCGGAGGTGTACTGACGCAGGAGCTCGGCTGGCAGGCGACCATGTGGTTCCTCGCCATCTATGGTCTTATAGTCTTGCTGAtgatcctcttcttcctccctgaGACACTGCAGCGGCGCAGGCCCGAGGAGACACTACCGACTGAGGAACTCAGTCGAATGCGCACCATGGACTCAGCCAAGGTCAGGACCAAGCGCCTGGCCAAGTCGGTTCGCCGATTTCTGATCGATCCCTTGGGCGTGGTGCGCTACCTACGCTTCCCGGCCGTCTTCATCACTGTGCTTCTCGCCGCTATCGCCTTCGGCTCGCTATATGTGGTGAACATTGCGATCCAGCAAAAGTTCACCCGCGACCCGTATAACTACGGCCAACTGCTTCTCGGTCTGCTGTATATCCCGTCAGGTGCCGGATACGTCGTCGGCTCACTTTGTGGTGGACGTTGGATCGACAGAATCATGGCGAGGGAGGCTCGCAAGGCAAACCGCTACGACGAGAATGGGAAGCTCATCTATCTTCCTGAGGATCGGATGAGGGAGAACGCATGGATCATGGTGACGGCGTATCCACTGGCACTGCTCATGTTTGGTTGGACATTGAGATATGGTTTGCCCACTCCGGTGCCATGTgtcgccctcttcttctttggaaTCTCGTCGATGCTCGTTTTT AGCAGTGCGACTACCATGCTTACCGAATTCATCCGAAAGAGTACATCCTCGGGTGCGGCGCTCAACAATCTGGTGAGAAACACTCTCTCCTGTATCGGAGCCATTGTAGCTGCGCCGTGGATCAATGCTATCAACGTCGGCTGGGTATTCACAACCATTTGTTTCTTTTGCTTGTTGGTTAGTTACACCAGTGTATGGCTGTTGAGGACGAACGCGACAAAGTGGAGGCGCACAATGGACGAGGCTTTGAATCAGTGA
- a CDS encoding PALP domain-containing protein: MADLSTTLPLNRDSVIEAHKLISDLVHLTPVLTNRTLTELASTPRALDGTRFEGRTPARPVLRLWFKCENMQRIGAFKARGAFHAVERLKQEPGWLEGGGKEKGVVTHSSGNHAQALALAARESGIKAHIVMPEISNPKKVAGTKGYGANVIFSGSTAPEREAVANKVIAETGARLVPPYDHPDIMLGQGTLGLEFQQQVTELMTSDAEVDGQKKVFRAPATGRDNAGPGVPGGKKEKPGLDAIMTPCGGGGMLSGVALSCEGTGIRVFGAEPSFEGADDGKRGYESGERITAVKTLTVADGLRTPVGEHPWSVIYKRRLVSGMYSVSEEEILAAMRLVYERFKLVVEPSACVPLAVALYDEEFRTMVEKEAGEDGWDLGLVFSGGNVDVDALGKMFAGGK; this comes from the exons atggccgacTTATCCACAACCCTTCCTTTGAACCGTGACTCAGTCATCGAGGCCCACAAGCTCATCAGCGACTTGGTCCATTTGACACCCGTCCTCACCAACCGCACCCTCACTGAACTGGCCTCGACGCCTCGCGCACTCGATGGGACCCGATTCGAAGGTCGAACCCCGGCTCGGCCGGTGCTGAGGCTCTGGTTCAAGTGCGAAAACATGCAACGGATCGGGGCCTTTAAGGCGAGAGGGGCGTTTCACGCAGTGGAGAGGCTTAAGCAGGAGCCTGGGTGGTTGGAGGGAGGGGGTAAGGAGAAGGGTGTTGTGACGCATAGTTCAG GAAATCATGCTCAGgcgttggccttggcagcTCGTGAGAGTGGCATCAAGGCGCATATCGTCATGCCTGAGATCTCCAACCCCAAGAAGGTTGCTGGAACAAAGGGATACGGCGCCAACGTCATCTTCAGTGGCAGCACAGCTCCAGAGCGCGAGGCCGTTGCAAACAAGGTTATTGCCGAGACGGGTGCTCGACTCGTACCGCCATATGACCACCCAGACATTATGCTCGGCCAGGGCACACTCGGTCTTGAGTTCCAGCAGCAGGTCACTGAGCTTATGACGAGCGACGCCGAAGTCGACGGGCAGAAAAAGGTGTTCCGCGCTCCGGCTACGGGGAGGGACAACGCTGGACCGGGTGTGCCAGGAGGtaagaaggagaagcctgGGTTGGATGCCATCATGACACCTTGCGGTGGCGGTGGAATGCTCTCGGGTGTGGCTCTCAGCTGTGAAGGCACAGGCATCCGCGTATTTGGCGCTGAGCCCTCCTTCGAAGGAGCTGACGACGGTAAACGCGGATACGAATCTGGGGAACGCATCACGGCAGTTAAGACACTCACGGTAGCCGACGGCCTCCGTACGCCGGTGGGCGAGCACCCGTGGTCCGTCATCTACAAACGACGACTGGTATCTGGCATGTACAGCGTATCTGAAGAGGAGATCCTAGCGGCCATGAGGCTCGTGTACGAGCGGTTCAAGCTGGTTGTCGAGCCGAGCGCCTGCGTCCCCCTCGCTGTAGCGCTGTACGACGAGGAGTTTAGGACCATggtggagaaggaggccggcgaggatggatgggatctTGGGTTGGTGTTTAGCGGGGGAAATGTCGATGTTGATGCTCTTGGAAAGATGTTCGCTGGGGGAAAGTAG